In Micromonospora sp. NBC_01813, the following are encoded in one genomic region:
- a CDS encoding thioesterase family protein encodes MGQPPENAFTLGATARVELTVTDADTAQAVGSGDVPVLATPRVLALAEAASVAATATVLPTGMTTVGTRIELNHRAATPVGRTVAAVATLAEVDGRRLTFDVVVSEGDLTVAQGRIERLLVDRHRFVERAFDRPPAPRAGDAPTGNRAL; translated from the coding sequence ATGGGACAGCCGCCGGAGAACGCCTTCACGCTGGGTGCCACTGCCCGGGTGGAGCTGACCGTGACCGACGCCGACACCGCCCAGGCGGTCGGCTCGGGCGACGTACCCGTCCTCGCCACCCCGAGGGTGCTCGCGTTGGCCGAGGCCGCGTCGGTCGCGGCGACCGCCACCGTGCTGCCGACCGGAATGACGACGGTCGGCACCCGCATCGAGTTGAACCATCGGGCGGCGACCCCGGTAGGCCGTACGGTCGCGGCGGTGGCCACGCTCGCCGAGGTCGACGGCCGGCGGTTGACCTTCGACGTGGTGGTGTCGGAGGGAGACCTGACCGTCGCGCAGGGCCGGATCGAGCGGCTCCTGGTGGACCGGCACCGGTTCGTCGAGCGGGCCTTCGACCGCCCGCCGGCGCCGCGCGCCGGTGACGCGCCGACCGGCAACCGGGCCCTGTGA
- a CDS encoding SIR2 family NAD-dependent protein deacylase, translating to MSDASSSTVSVDEVARWLAAAREVLALTGAGISTDSGIPDFRGPNGVWTRDPEAAKLFTLDAYVADPAIRRRSWLGRRDHPAWSAQPNAGHASLVELERSGRLAAIVTQNIDGLHQRAGNSPDKVIEIHGTMSEVECLSCDDRTGMDEALARVAAGEDDPDCRRCGGILKAATISFGQSLHGPTLRRAVRTAERCDLLIAVGTSLTVQPAAGLVEIAAEAGARVVIVNAAATPYDPIADAVLREPIGTVLPALLRASS from the coding sequence ATGTCCGATGCATCATCCAGCACGGTGTCTGTCGACGAGGTGGCCCGGTGGCTGGCCGCCGCCCGGGAGGTCCTGGCCCTGACCGGAGCCGGGATCTCCACCGACTCCGGGATTCCCGACTTCCGGGGGCCGAACGGCGTCTGGACCCGGGACCCGGAGGCGGCCAAGCTGTTCACCCTCGACGCGTACGTCGCCGACCCGGCGATCCGCCGTCGGTCCTGGCTCGGCCGCCGCGATCATCCGGCCTGGTCGGCGCAGCCGAACGCCGGCCACGCGAGCCTGGTGGAGCTGGAACGGTCCGGCCGGCTCGCCGCGATCGTCACCCAGAACATCGACGGTCTGCACCAACGCGCCGGCAACAGCCCGGACAAGGTGATCGAGATCCACGGCACGATGTCCGAGGTCGAGTGCCTGAGCTGCGACGACCGTACCGGCATGGACGAGGCACTGGCCCGGGTGGCGGCCGGCGAGGACGACCCGGACTGCCGCCGGTGCGGCGGCATCCTGAAGGCGGCGACGATCTCGTTCGGCCAATCGCTGCACGGCCCCACCCTGCGGCGGGCGGTGCGCACCGCCGAACGCTGCGACCTGTTGATCGCCGTCGGGACGTCGCTGACCGTGCAACCAGCCGCCGGGCTGGTGGAGATCGCGGCCGAAGCCGGCGCCCGGGTGGTGATCGTCAACGCGGCGGCGACGCCGTACGACCCGATCGCCGACGCGGTGCTGCGCGAACCCATCGGTACGGTGCTGCCCGCGCTGCTCCGCGCGTCGAGCTGA
- a CDS encoding SDR family NAD(P)-dependent oxidoreductase, with protein MATRPSYMVTGGTRGIGRAITQRLADEGQVVVVDVTDELGWQHERVTLITGDAGMGDASAARILDLISTNLALAVAGCHVAVNHFLTHGRSGAIVNVSSHQAQRPVRGALPYATAKAAIEGLTRALAVDHGPAGIRTNAVALGSIATDRFERYRARHPEVDAEMAVLHPLGRVGTAKEVADAVAFLLSPAAGFVNGVVLAVDGGRAVNGPDPEATRLEP; from the coding sequence ATGGCAACCCGGCCGTCGTATATGGTCACTGGAGGCACCCGGGGCATCGGCCGCGCGATCACGCAACGCCTCGCCGACGAGGGTCAGGTCGTCGTCGTGGATGTCACCGACGAACTCGGCTGGCAGCACGAACGGGTCACGCTGATCACCGGTGACGCGGGTATGGGTGACGCGTCGGCGGCCCGGATCCTGGACCTGATCTCCACCAACCTGGCTCTGGCGGTCGCCGGCTGCCACGTCGCGGTCAACCACTTCCTGACACACGGGCGCAGCGGGGCCATCGTCAACGTCTCGTCCCACCAGGCGCAGCGCCCGGTACGCGGAGCGCTGCCCTACGCGACCGCGAAGGCTGCCATCGAGGGTCTGACCCGGGCGCTGGCGGTGGACCACGGGCCGGCCGGCATCCGTACCAACGCTGTCGCGCTCGGCTCGATCGCCACCGACCGGTTCGAGCGGTACCGTGCCCGGCACCCCGAGGTGGACGCCGAGATGGCCGTACTGCATCCACTCGGCCGGGTCGGTACCGCGAAGGAGGTGGCCGACGCTGTCGCCTTCCTGTTGTCTCCCGCCGCCGGATTCGTCAACGGCGTCGTCCTCGCCGTCGACGGCGGACGGGCGGTCAACGGGCCCGACCCCGAAGCCACCCGACTCGAGCCCTGA
- a CDS encoding MBL fold metallo-hydrolase, translating to MASGDFAEVADRVYVLRRQRLDVNSTLIVGADRAVVVDTGSTPAEATALVEAARRITGLPWSVVNTHHHFDHCFGNRIVAGDPPADVWAHPEAARLLHRPVEVIRDEAYREMVDHDPQLAARLRDAQIHPPDRTVARTAPLDLGGRIVQVWHPGRGHTAGDLVVHVPDADVLVAGDLVEEGAPPSFDDAYPLEWPDTLAALLRRLGPSSVVVPGHGACVGVDFVRAQHTDLVALEWLIRDGHADGAPVERAAARAPYGLPGAAVAVARGYAELANRV from the coding sequence ATGGCCAGCGGCGACTTCGCCGAGGTCGCCGACCGGGTGTACGTGCTGCGCCGGCAACGGCTGGACGTCAACTCGACCTTGATCGTCGGTGCGGACCGTGCCGTCGTCGTCGACACCGGCAGTACGCCGGCCGAGGCGACCGCGCTGGTCGAGGCGGCTCGGCGGATCACCGGTCTGCCGTGGTCGGTGGTGAACACCCACCACCACTTCGACCACTGCTTCGGCAACCGGATCGTCGCCGGTGACCCGCCCGCCGACGTCTGGGCACACCCGGAGGCCGCCCGGTTGCTGCACCGGCCGGTCGAGGTGATCCGCGACGAGGCGTACCGGGAAATGGTCGACCACGACCCGCAGTTGGCCGCGCGGCTGCGCGACGCGCAGATCCATCCACCGGACCGCACGGTGGCCCGGACCGCGCCGCTCGACCTGGGTGGCCGGATCGTGCAGGTGTGGCATCCCGGGCGCGGCCACACCGCCGGCGATCTGGTCGTGCACGTGCCGGACGCCGACGTGCTGGTCGCCGGGGATCTGGTCGAGGAGGGTGCTCCCCCGTCGTTCGACGACGCCTACCCGCTGGAGTGGCCGGACACGCTGGCTGCTCTGTTGCGCCGGCTCGGGCCGTCGAGTGTCGTGGTGCCCGGGCACGGGGCGTGCGTCGGCGTGGACTTCGTCCGTGCCCAGCACACCGACCTGGTGGCGCTGGAGTGGCTGATCAGGGATGGCCACGCCGACGGCGCGCCGGTCGAGCGGGCGGCGGCGCGTGCCCCGTACGGCCTGCCGGGCGCGGCCGTGGCGGTGGCCAGGGGCTACGCCGAGCTGGCCAACCGCGTCTGA
- a CDS encoding TetR/AcrR family transcriptional regulator has protein sequence MTASRPPLRERKKQATREAIRVAALRLALERGPDNVRVDDIAEAAGVSPRTYNNYFSSREQAIVAAVTAERASQLAAAITDRPTDVGLADAVIDAVVSQYADPGDHAQGALLMITTSPALRACYVDAVTAIEEPLAQAIIRRCPNADAMTGQVLAASASAAAKVAVRQWLRSSTVPPSMPGFVVPSGSLPDLVRAALTPLGPAFDAAVATAATPQ, from the coding sequence GTGACAGCAAGCCGGCCGCCGCTGCGCGAGCGGAAGAAGCAGGCCACCCGGGAGGCGATCCGGGTGGCGGCGCTGCGACTGGCGCTGGAGCGCGGGCCGGACAACGTGCGCGTCGACGACATCGCCGAGGCTGCTGGGGTGTCACCGAGGACGTACAACAACTACTTCTCAAGCCGGGAGCAGGCGATCGTCGCGGCGGTCACAGCTGAGCGCGCGTCGCAACTCGCGGCAGCCATCACCGACCGCCCCACCGACGTCGGCCTGGCCGACGCTGTCATCGACGCCGTCGTCAGTCAGTACGCCGACCCTGGTGACCACGCCCAGGGCGCCCTGCTGATGATCACGACCAGCCCGGCTCTGCGCGCCTGCTACGTCGACGCCGTCACTGCGATCGAAGAACCGCTCGCCCAGGCCATCATCAGACGCTGCCCGAATGCGGACGCGATGACCGGCCAGGTGCTGGCCGCCAGCGCCAGCGCAGCCGCCAAAGTCGCGGTTCGGCAGTGGCTGCGGTCCAGCACCGTGCCGCCGTCGATGCCCGGATTCGTGGTGCCGTCCGGGTCGCTGCCGGACCTGGTCCGGGCCGCGTTGACGCCGCTCGGACCGGCCTTCGACGCCGCCGTGGCCACGGCGGCGACGCCGCAATGA
- a CDS encoding LacI family DNA-binding transcriptional regulator: MGVSLRSIAERAGVSLATVSNVVNGYRPVAEQTRRRVQQAIDELGYTPNLSARHLRRGRTGLIALAIPELTNPYFAELAEIAIREAAALGYTLVMESTDADPDTELALLGGSRRHVVDGLILSPVRIGRAEVLARAGTLPLVLIGEGVYDVPHDHIAIDNVAASRAAVAHLVALGRRRIAFIGVRGNDDRQSAQLRLRGYREALTQAGLTARPELIAVTDRFGRADGLAAMRELLALAEPPDAVFAYNDLIAIGAMHAAAEAGRRVPQDLAVIGIDDIEDGRYANPSLTTVSPDKEAIARLAVHRLVDRIEGRPVRRPYDVQPPFTMIVRQSTAGSAPTGPGNMPDAPASRRKPPDAPAGFRGRAAAEDLG; this comes from the coding sequence ATGGGCGTCAGTCTGCGGAGCATCGCCGAACGCGCCGGCGTCTCGCTCGCCACCGTCTCCAATGTGGTCAACGGATACCGTCCGGTCGCCGAGCAGACCCGCCGCCGGGTGCAACAGGCCATCGACGAGCTCGGCTACACCCCGAACCTCAGCGCCCGACACCTGCGGCGGGGCCGCACCGGGCTGATCGCGCTGGCGATCCCCGAGCTGACCAACCCGTACTTCGCCGAACTGGCCGAGATCGCGATCCGCGAGGCCGCCGCGCTCGGCTACACCCTGGTGATGGAGAGCACCGACGCCGACCCGGACACGGAGCTGGCCCTGCTCGGCGGCTCCCGCCGGCACGTGGTCGACGGGCTGATCCTCAGCCCGGTGCGGATCGGCCGCGCCGAGGTCCTCGCCCGCGCCGGCACCCTGCCACTGGTGCTCATCGGCGAGGGCGTCTACGACGTACCCCATGATCACATCGCGATCGACAACGTCGCGGCCAGCCGGGCGGCGGTGGCCCACCTGGTCGCCCTCGGCCGCCGCCGGATCGCCTTCATCGGCGTACGCGGCAACGACGACCGGCAGTCGGCGCAGTTGCGGCTGCGCGGCTACCGGGAGGCCCTGACGCAAGCCGGGCTGACCGCCCGACCCGAGTTGATCGCGGTCACCGACCGGTTCGGTCGCGCCGACGGCCTGGCCGCCATGCGGGAGCTGCTCGCCCTCGCCGAGCCGCCGGACGCGGTATTCGCCTACAACGACCTGATCGCGATCGGCGCGATGCACGCCGCCGCCGAGGCCGGCCGCCGCGTCCCGCAGGACCTCGCCGTGATCGGCATCGACGACATCGAGGACGGCAGGTACGCCAACCCCAGCCTGACCACCGTCTCTCCCGACAAGGAGGCGATCGCGCGACTCGCGGTGCACCGGCTCGTCGACCGCATCGAGGGACGGCCGGTCCGCCGCCCCTACGACGTGCAGCCGCCGTTCACGATGATCGTCCGGCAGAGCACCGCGGGCTCGGCGCCGACCGGCCCAGGCAACATGCCGGATGCGCCGGCCAGCCGCAGGAAACCGCCGGACGCGCCTGCCGGCTTTCGTGGTCGGGCCGCAGCCGAGGACCTAGGCTGA
- a CDS encoding AbfB domain-containing protein, whose protein sequence is MRSPTPTGRTHRTTRTHRTTRSRWIAAVAALATVATAVVVAPPAATAVPARPAPLTTPWTAQALAGTPLPEYPRPQMTRPDWRNLNGEWQLRQSTTDDAPQFGVNLPERVNVPFPVESALSGVGRAADDDRHHLTYRRTFTVPAHWTGQRVQLHFGAVDWQSTVWVNGVRVGGHTGGYDAFTFDITPQLRRGANELIVKVWDPTDSGEHGSLPPIGKQTKNPGGIFYTPASGIWQTVWLEPTPATSISGVDLRPDLASNTIRVRVATRGNAAGHTVRVEALAGATVVGTATGGFTEFAVPVPNARRWSPDDPYLYDLRISLRDRTGRTVDRTTHYFGMREIGVRMLDGVPRPTLNGEFVFQIGTLDQGYWPDGVYTAPTDEALAFDLRKHKDLGFNMVRKHIKVEPQRWFYHADRLGLLVWQDIPSMTAQDIDATDAQQAQFEAEAHQIVAEHRNSPSVVAYVVYNEGWGERALADTIRVGQAVQDLDPTRLVNTHSGYNCCQSLGNPGNGDMDDWHVYVGPGAPAPTGDRISVLGEFGGPGLRVPGHEYSPNGNFQAYEWQPTPTALTDRYVGLIQGTTNLLVGRGLSAAVYTEITDVEGELNGFLTYDRQVAKMDEARVRAANLALIATSQALPSRTPVVLPVDTRQSLRVTTPGFTDRYLRHRESLAYTDVVTADSPQLLKADATYVVRPGLADASCYSFESANFPGQYLRHAESRVRNSPDDGSALLRADATWCARIGLTGAGVSLESFNFPGSFLRHYAAEIWLSDGAGGPGWNSPTSWAADATWEISPAWAP, encoded by the coding sequence ATGCGATCGCCCACCCCCACCGGCCGCACCCACCGGACCACCCGCACCCACCGGACCACCCGCTCTCGCTGGATCGCCGCCGTGGCCGCGCTGGCCACCGTCGCCACCGCCGTGGTCGTGGCGCCGCCAGCCGCCACGGCGGTGCCCGCCCGACCCGCACCGCTGACCACCCCGTGGACCGCCCAGGCGCTCGCCGGCACCCCGCTACCCGAGTACCCGAGACCACAGATGACCCGCCCCGACTGGCGCAACCTCAACGGCGAATGGCAACTGCGGCAGTCGACCACCGACGACGCCCCACAGTTCGGCGTCAACCTGCCCGAACGGGTCAACGTCCCGTTCCCGGTCGAGTCCGCGCTGTCCGGCGTCGGCCGGGCGGCCGACGACGACCGGCATCACCTCACCTACCGGCGCACCTTCACCGTCCCGGCGCACTGGACGGGGCAGCGGGTCCAACTGCACTTCGGCGCGGTCGACTGGCAGAGCACTGTCTGGGTCAACGGCGTCCGGGTCGGCGGCCACACCGGCGGCTACGACGCCTTCACCTTCGACATCACCCCGCAACTGCGTCGCGGCGCGAACGAACTGATCGTCAAGGTCTGGGACCCGACCGACAGCGGCGAGCACGGCAGCCTGCCGCCGATCGGCAAACAGACCAAGAACCCGGGCGGCATCTTCTATACCCCGGCCTCGGGGATCTGGCAGACCGTCTGGCTGGAACCCACCCCGGCCACCTCGATCAGCGGCGTCGACCTGCGCCCCGACCTGGCCAGCAACACCATCCGGGTACGGGTGGCCACCCGCGGCAACGCGGCCGGCCACACCGTCCGCGTCGAAGCCCTCGCCGGTGCCACCGTCGTCGGCACCGCCACCGGCGGCTTCACCGAGTTCGCCGTACCGGTGCCGAACGCCCGCCGCTGGTCGCCGGACGACCCGTACCTCTACGACCTGCGGATCAGCCTGCGCGACCGCACCGGCCGGACCGTCGACCGGACCACCCACTACTTCGGCATGCGGGAGATCGGCGTACGGATGCTCGACGGGGTGCCGCGACCGACCCTCAACGGTGAGTTCGTGTTCCAGATCGGCACCCTCGACCAGGGCTACTGGCCAGACGGCGTCTACACCGCACCCACCGACGAGGCCCTCGCCTTCGACCTGCGCAAACACAAGGACCTCGGGTTCAACATGGTGCGCAAACACATCAAGGTCGAACCGCAGCGCTGGTTCTACCACGCCGACCGCCTCGGCCTGCTGGTGTGGCAGGACATCCCGTCGATGACCGCCCAGGACATCGACGCCACCGACGCGCAACAGGCACAGTTCGAAGCGGAGGCGCACCAGATCGTCGCCGAGCACCGCAACTCGCCATCGGTTGTCGCCTACGTCGTCTACAACGAAGGCTGGGGCGAGCGGGCCCTCGCCGACACGATCCGGGTCGGCCAGGCCGTGCAGGATCTCGACCCGACCCGGCTGGTCAACACCCACAGCGGCTACAACTGCTGCCAGTCGCTGGGCAACCCCGGCAACGGCGACATGGACGACTGGCACGTCTACGTCGGACCCGGCGCACCAGCGCCGACCGGCGACCGGATCTCCGTGCTCGGCGAGTTCGGCGGCCCCGGCCTGCGGGTGCCGGGCCACGAATACAGCCCGAACGGCAACTTCCAGGCGTACGAGTGGCAACCGACCCCGACCGCGTTGACCGACCGCTACGTGGGCCTGATCCAGGGCACCACCAACCTGCTGGTCGGCCGGGGCCTCAGCGCCGCCGTCTACACCGAGATCACCGACGTCGAGGGCGAGCTGAACGGCTTCCTCACCTACGACCGGCAGGTGGCCAAGATGGACGAGGCCCGGGTACGGGCAGCCAACCTGGCACTGATCGCCACGTCCCAGGCGTTGCCGTCGCGCACACCGGTCGTCCTGCCGGTGGACACCCGTCAGTCGCTGCGGGTCACCACACCCGGCTTCACCGACCGCTACCTGCGGCACCGGGAAAGCCTGGCCTACACCGACGTGGTCACCGCCGACAGCCCGCAACTACTCAAGGCCGACGCGACGTACGTCGTACGGCCGGGCCTGGCCGACGCAAGCTGCTACTCCTTCGAGTCGGCGAACTTCCCCGGCCAGTACCTGCGGCACGCCGAATCCCGGGTCCGCAACTCGCCCGACGACGGCAGTGCACTGCTGCGTGCCGACGCCACCTGGTGCGCCCGCATCGGCCTGACCGGTGCCGGTGTGTCGTTGGAGTCGTTCAACTTCCCGGGCTCGTTCCTGCGTCACTACGCCGCCGAGATCTGGCTCAGCGACGGCGCGGGTGGCCCCGGCTGGAACTCGCCGACCAGCTGGGCCGCCGACGCGACCTGGGAGATCAGTCCCGCCTGGGCCCCGTAG
- a CDS encoding helix-turn-helix domain-containing protein, which yields MSGSDYLISELRRLRESLGLTQDSWGERVHFSAKHVGSIERGERPALPDYLKSVDKAFGTALVRFYREFVRGDWTPVWYRPFVEYEGRATLLRVYHPTLIPGLLQTEAYARALLPAMNVPPEDVEQTLAARLDRQEIITRPTSPCRLVVILDEMAIHRTVSGPEVMREQLKALADVGDLPNVQIHVVPLATPAYVGMYGPIVLASVDGRTVGFLEGHQEGRVVESPDRTASLESDWESIRQYALPCAQSLELITKAGETWT from the coding sequence ATGTCTGGAAGCGACTATCTGATATCGGAACTCCGCCGGCTGCGTGAGTCGCTTGGGCTGACCCAGGATTCATGGGGCGAGCGCGTTCACTTCTCCGCGAAGCACGTGGGCTCCATCGAGCGCGGCGAGCGGCCCGCCCTCCCGGACTACCTGAAGTCCGTGGACAAGGCGTTTGGCACCGCCCTGGTCAGGTTCTATCGGGAATTCGTCCGTGGCGACTGGACACCCGTGTGGTACCGGCCGTTCGTCGAGTACGAAGGCCGGGCGACCCTGCTGCGGGTCTACCATCCGACGCTGATCCCCGGACTGCTGCAGACCGAGGCGTACGCACGCGCTCTCCTACCGGCGATGAACGTCCCGCCGGAGGACGTCGAACAGACGCTCGCGGCAAGACTCGACCGGCAAGAGATCATCACCCGGCCCACCAGCCCGTGCCGCCTGGTCGTGATACTCGACGAAATGGCGATCCACCGCACTGTCAGCGGGCCGGAAGTAATGCGCGAGCAACTCAAGGCGCTGGCGGATGTAGGCGATCTGCCGAATGTACAGATCCACGTGGTGCCGCTGGCCACCCCGGCGTATGTCGGGATGTACGGCCCGATTGTCCTGGCCTCGGTTGACGGTCGCACGGTCGGCTTCCTCGAAGGCCACCAGGAGGGCCGGGTGGTGGAGTCGCCCGACCGCACCGCGAGCCTGGAGAGCGACTGGGAGTCGATCCGGCAGTACGCTCTACCGTGCGCGCAGTCGCTCGAACTGATCACGAAGGCGGGAGAGACATGGACCTGA
- a CDS encoding IS30 family transposase, whose amino-acid sequence MSRSLPRVQRVAFWDAVRAGMSNEEAGRHAGITHPTELRWFAEAGGVKSNGPEAASGRYLSFDEREEIALALARGESQRSIAARLGRSPSTICREVTRNKAWRGPYRAGPAEKMTRQRAKRPKVAKLAADERLHMVVQHWLTLRWSPEQISLRLVEAFPDDEGMRISPETIYQSLYVQGRGALRRELAACLRTGRALRRPRRRERERRGRLRDMVNIRDRPAEVADRAVPGHWEGDLILGRNGASAIGTLVERSTRFCMLLHLPDGHHPVQVRDALIDAIGTLPEQLRRSVTWDQGRELARHVEVSIAAGIDIYFCDPHAPWQRGSNENTNGLLRQYFPKGTDLSVHSAAHLAAVAAELNGRPRKTLGIRTPAEALAELLSAPSAA is encoded by the coding sequence ATGTCTAGATCACTGCCCCGGGTCCAGCGGGTCGCGTTCTGGGACGCGGTCCGGGCGGGTATGTCGAACGAGGAGGCGGGACGACACGCCGGGATCACTCATCCCACTGAGCTGCGGTGGTTCGCCGAGGCTGGTGGGGTGAAGAGCAACGGACCTGAGGCGGCGTCGGGCCGCTACCTGTCGTTCGACGAGCGGGAGGAGATCGCCCTGGCCTTGGCGCGGGGCGAGTCGCAGCGGTCGATCGCGGCCCGGTTGGGCCGGTCGCCGTCGACGATCTGTCGGGAGGTCACCCGCAACAAGGCTTGGCGGGGCCCCTATCGGGCCGGACCTGCCGAGAAGATGACCAGGCAACGGGCGAAGCGGCCGAAGGTCGCGAAGCTGGCCGCCGATGAGCGGCTGCACATGGTGGTGCAGCACTGGTTGACGTTGCGGTGGTCACCGGAGCAGATCAGTCTGCGGCTGGTCGAGGCGTTCCCCGACGATGAGGGCATGCGGATCTCACCGGAGACGATCTACCAGTCGTTGTACGTGCAGGGCCGGGGCGCGTTGCGGCGGGAGTTGGCGGCGTGTCTGCGCACGGGGCGGGCGTTGCGCAGGCCGCGTCGGCGTGAGCGTGAGCGGCGGGGCCGGCTGCGGGACATGGTCAACATCCGGGACCGGCCGGCGGAGGTCGCCGACCGGGCGGTGCCCGGCCACTGGGAGGGCGACCTGATCCTCGGCCGCAACGGGGCGTCGGCGATCGGCACGCTGGTGGAACGGTCGACCCGGTTCTGCATGCTGCTGCACCTGCCCGACGGACACCATCCGGTGCAGGTGCGGGACGCGTTGATCGACGCGATCGGGACCCTGCCGGAACAGTTACGCCGGTCGGTGACGTGGGACCAGGGCCGGGAGCTGGCCCGCCATGTCGAGGTGTCGATCGCTGCCGGGATCGACATCTACTTCTGCGATCCGCACGCGCCGTGGCAGCGGGGCAGCAACGAGAACACCAACGGGTTGCTGCGTCAGTACTTCCCGAAGGGCACCGACCTGTCCGTCCACAGTGCTGCACACCTTGCCGCTGTCGCCGCCGAGTTGAACGGACGCCCCCGCAAGACACTCGGCATCCGCACACCCGCCGAGGCCCTCGCCGAGCTACTATCAGCCCCGTCAGCAGCGTAA
- a CDS encoding MFS transporter, protein MMVRPGLLHEPDFRRFFGATVAGQLADRFVYLALPLVAILWLDADEFEVGVLTAMTTAGSLLIGLPAGAWIDRWRKRPVMVNTDLLRSALLLTVPLAWWTDALSIWLLYAIALGHGLLTVLFEVGYTSYIPALVGRDHLVDANSKIAAVRSAVSISGPGLAGPLVGWLGAPLTLIVSAAGMLLSAFGVQRIRAVETVSPAASRRHLIREVSEGLRFVLGHRLLRPMLITDGVFSLSLVVYQTMLLIFLARQLDLSTFGIGLVLSVMACGGFAGALLAGRLIARIGPGPAIWLAPLCTAPAAALLPATSAGWPTWLAVTGLALLSFGGVVRLIAQAGLQQRVTPDRLLGRMSATVRFVQWGSMPVAALLGGTLGSLFGASAVLWIGTAGMTAAFLPALLSPLRATYRFPASETTEVR, encoded by the coding sequence ATGATGGTCCGTCCTGGTCTCCTCCACGAGCCGGATTTCCGGCGGTTCTTCGGTGCGACCGTCGCCGGCCAACTCGCCGATCGGTTCGTCTACCTCGCGTTGCCGCTGGTGGCGATCCTCTGGCTGGACGCGGACGAATTCGAGGTCGGTGTGCTGACCGCGATGACCACGGCCGGGTCGCTGCTGATCGGGCTGCCGGCGGGCGCGTGGATCGACCGGTGGCGCAAGCGCCCGGTGATGGTCAACACCGATCTGCTGCGGTCCGCGCTGCTGCTGACGGTACCGCTGGCCTGGTGGACCGATGCGCTGTCGATCTGGCTGCTGTACGCGATCGCCCTCGGCCACGGACTGCTGACCGTGCTGTTCGAGGTCGGCTACACCAGCTACATCCCGGCGCTGGTCGGGCGGGACCACCTGGTCGATGCGAACAGCAAGATCGCTGCGGTGCGTTCCGCCGTCAGCATCAGCGGCCCCGGCCTGGCCGGCCCGCTGGTCGGCTGGCTCGGTGCACCGCTCACGCTGATCGTGAGCGCCGCCGGGATGTTGTTGTCCGCGTTCGGCGTACAGCGGATCCGCGCGGTCGAGACGGTGAGCCCCGCAGCGAGCCGACGACACCTGATCCGGGAGGTTTCCGAAGGGCTGCGGTTCGTCCTCGGCCATCGGCTGCTGCGGCCGATGCTGATCACCGACGGTGTCTTCAGTCTCTCCCTCGTCGTGTACCAGACGATGCTGCTGATCTTCCTGGCCCGGCAGCTGGACCTGAGTACGTTCGGCATCGGCCTGGTGCTGTCGGTGATGGCCTGCGGTGGGTTCGCCGGCGCGTTGCTGGCCGGCCGGCTGATCGCCAGGATCGGCCCGGGCCCGGCGATCTGGCTGGCACCACTGTGCACCGCACCGGCCGCCGCGCTGCTACCGGCAACGAGTGCCGGCTGGCCGACCTGGCTTGCCGTGACCGGGCTGGCTCTGCTGTCCTTCGGCGGCGTGGTCCGGCTGATCGCGCAGGCCGGCCTGCAACAGCGGGTAACCCCGGACCGGCTACTCGGGCGGATGAGCGCCACGGTCCGCTTCGTCCAGTGGGGCAGCATGCCGGTCGCGGCGCTGCTCGGCGGTACGCTCGGCAGCCTGTTCGGGGCATCCGCCGTGCTGTGGATCGGCACGGCCGGCATGACCGCCGCCTTCCTGCCCGCGCTGCTGTCTCCGCTGCGGGCGACGTACCGGTTCCCGGCGAGCGAGACCACCGAGGTCCGGTAA
- a CDS encoding DUF397 domain-containing protein: MDLTKPRWRKSTKSDTGACVEVADNIIGHVLVRDTKDRDGGTLAFGPAAWQSFVSTAADLRP; the protein is encoded by the coding sequence ATGGACCTGACCAAGCCTCGTTGGCGCAAGAGCACCAAGTCCGACACAGGGGCCTGCGTCGAGGTGGCCGACAACATCATCGGGCACGTCCTCGTCCGGGACACCAAGGACCGCGACGGTGGAACCCTGGCCTTCGGGCCGGCCGCGTGGCAGTCCTTCGTGTCGACGGCCGCCGACCTAAGGCCCTGA